The DNA window TAGTCTTCACATAAATCCCAGAACCAACAGTGTAAAGTGGTGCCCATAGCCATGTGGAAAAAACTAGAATTGCTGCAGCTATTGTAGCAAGAATAATATTATGCCAAATTCCTGCGCACGCGATACGTAATTGATTTCGTAATGGCAATGCAACTAACTGTTCATTGCTTATATGCACGTAAGCTATTGGAATTGTAAAAACAATCAAAATTCCTAAACCAAATAGTTGTACATCTTCTCTCGCTGCAGCAAGAGCATGCCCTAATTCATGAACTATACTACATATCGCTAACGTTGTTGCGTAATAACCAATTTCATTAAAAGGAACATCTACACCGGGTAACTGAAACATAAAACatgaaaatgtataaaaggctaattaaaacataaactctaaatatatttttatagtttacCATAGGTTCTAATATAATTCCTGAACTACTATCACTGGAAGATCCAGACAGCCACATGTTAAAcgtcatttttaaaataatgataacaGCAATCGGTAAAAGTATAATGCTTATAAGAACACCAGCATTAAACCAAGCGGTCCAAAACCTAGAGCGATCCATTGcccattttattattttacgattaaaagcAGTTGTGAACCATTTTATTCTCAATATCTGTATCTCCAGACCAGTGTTCTCCAGAAAGTAGAGATATGGAAAATGAGAGCAagactgaaaaataaatatataaagttattttcactgcaaatttataatttacattataaatatatctgagagtttaaacaaaaattttgtatgagaaaatataaatattacctTAAAAAGCAtatcaaagaaaaatagtGAACAGTGTATTAGAGCTATTGCAATTAGTACGCAGAAGgcatccattttttttttttttttattaatatttgtttcaaCTTGAATCCAGGATGCCGGTCTCCTTCATAACTACATTGCTGTTTGTCTCATCGTAAAACGTTGAAACTCGTGTCACTCATACAAATACAAATCTCATCCAAGCACTTTCTCTCTTCTATAGGTGTCtaatatattcaataattatatccCTAGAATGCCTAGACCACGTTGCGGAATCCGATTTATCTGATACCGCTTTCATAACCGTAAACACTGAATGATAACACTTCAGCAACGTGTTTGATAGCTTTGATGCTCCATTGTTAGTATCACTTGCAAGTCTCGTCTATTTTTAACAAACTGTAAACAGAAATTGTTATTTGCGTGAACTCTAATATATGCGAAAGATATTCACAGACTTGGAGTCACATCCAAGTGGCATACGCAGGgggaaacaattaatttctttctgcGTCCCTCGTGGTCCATTAAAGGGTCGAAGACGCAATTGACGCAAGATAGCTCCAATTTTGTGTTACCGGAGCGTTTCGCATAGGGAATTTCGCATACAAATGTGTGCGGCACACGAGCTCCAGTATTATTAGAAGTGGGACTAAACGTGCATACATCTGACATATCTCGATGCGTCTATCTGCACACGTTTACTGGCACGTAGCTGTCACTTTCACGCTGCTTATTGTCGACAACGTAAAATTGCAGCTTAACATAAATTCCACGTAATTACTTCGTACACGACGCAATACGGTATTTTTGAtctgtgtgtgtgcgtgtgcgtgtgtacATAACATGTCAGACCTTGTAGAGAATCAAGTTCAACTATTGCTTACCGGACAAGCGCTGGAAAACGATGACATATGTAATGTACATACTCTCGCAAGTGACATAATAGGTACGATAAACGCCTTTGGGTGGCACTCATttgcatataatatttatactaGGTTCtaaatactcttttttttttttttttatttcttgcaaaGATAAGGATATATCATGTACATTGCAGGTGCAAAATCAGGTCAACTAACAGCACACATTCCTATTTGTTCGAAAACGGTAACGTATATAGTAGCTGCTGTTGTTATAAATGATCAAGGAGAGGTTTTAATGATGCAAGAAGCGAAAGCTTCTTGCACTGGAAAATGGTACTTGCCAGCTGGTAGAGtagaaaaaaatgagaatctCGTAAGTGCCGTGAAAAGAGAAGTTTTGGAAGAAACGGGTCTGGTGATAGCACCGTCAACTTTAATCCTAGTAGAATGCGCAAATGGCACATGGTTTCGGTTTGTTTTCACTGGGGATATAGTCGGTGGTAGCTTAAAAACGCCTGATCAGGCAAATGAGGAATCTCTGCAAGCGTGCTGGGTGCGGAGCATCGACGACTTGCCATTAAGATCCAATGATATCATATACCTCTTAGATCGAGGCAAAAGTTAtgtttcgaataaaaatattcctcAACATCCTCACTTAATGCCTGTGTTTAAATCACATGCAAAATTATTGTTGAGAATAATAGTTACGTCTAAAAAAAGAGCAacgtaaatatttattttaaataaaattatattatcgaattaattgttaaactgtataacatataatttaaattaatgaggtgataaattttgttaacagAAATAGATTACACGTGCTTGCATCCGATACTGAACAATATAATCTACCAATTTGCGAACTAAATCCAAATCGTAGTTTATTGTCAACtctacataattttatgac is part of the Cardiocondyla obscurior isolate alpha-2009 linkage group LG14, Cobs3.1, whole genome shotgun sequence genome and encodes:
- the LOC139107955 gene encoding 8-oxo-dGDP phosphatase NUDT18 — protein: MSDLVENQVQLLLTGQALENDDICNVHTLASDIIGAKSGQLTAHIPICSKTVTYIVAAVVINDQGEVLMMQEAKASCTGKWYLPAGRVEKNENLVSAVKREVLEETGLVIAPSTLILVECANGTWFRFVFTGDIVGGSLKTPDQANEESLQACWVRSIDDLPLRSNDIIYLLDRGKSYVSNKNIPQHPHLMPVFKSHAKLLLRIIVTSKKRATNRLHVLASDTEQYNLPICELNPNRSLLSTLHNFMTEIFGNDVAQHKPHGLLSVEFSGGQEGDGLCLTLLVSFKLPLEDVPIIGKYIWHELSENVAESLAARLPRNMTVPLKVVR